A genomic stretch from Fibrobacter sp. UWB13 includes:
- a CDS encoding OmpA family protein: MKKIVAMSLLAGTFAFAQSGQMGGADGLNQKTAQTLGQGGFAVGVGGQVSYDSWSLSRGGQFSKGGKSDTFHGNDGSLTGYVSVAGGATEFLDLGLVLPLYYDHANAHKVGEGDMWKASRGDLEFWAKAKLPLDEMTDGIFNAAVAAQFYFPTGDKSVGVRPRHAWYLHANGGETHPYGLRNMAFGGELILTLDLQKVGAPLRFNGNVGFVGTVTKGSNTLVYGGGINFLPTDWMDFFVEANGEFRVEKGSYPRDPGYDPFTLTPGFRFHLPANVDIALGLDVGIRALSNFTWKYKDEMHSAELYQLYYTDKNGKKVQYGYTPTPRYAGSAAIVWRFGNVRGADEDNDGVANNIDQCAGTPAGAVVDANGCPVDGDNDGVFDGLDQCAETPAGAVVDVAGCPVDSDNDGVADGIDQCAETPAGVVVDAAGCPVDSDKDGVADYLDKCPSTPAGATIDANGCPIDSDKDGVADYLDQCPNTQSGIAVDGKGCPVDSDNDGVADYLDKCPSTPAGLPVNADGCSPDTDKDGIVDALDKCPNTPAGVSVDEVGCPVDSDKDGVADHLDKCPNTLVGVAVDKNGCPNKNQDLDKLKKGIQFKSGSAKLTASSNKTLNNIAKLLKKLPAVNLEIQGHTDDTGKEEKNKKISEQRAQAVVKYLVKKGIDSERLRAVGYGSDKPIADNKTKKGRKLNRRVELVPFEK, translated from the coding sequence ATGAAAAAAATAGTCGCAATGTCTCTCTTGGCTGGTACCTTCGCTTTCGCGCAGTCCGGCCAGATGGGCGGTGCTGATGGTCTTAATCAGAAAACTGCTCAAACACTCGGTCAGGGTGGCTTTGCTGTCGGTGTCGGTGGCCAGGTTTCTTACGATTCTTGGTCCCTCTCCCGCGGTGGCCAGTTCTCTAAGGGTGGCAAGTCCGATACGTTCCACGGCAATGATGGTAGCCTTACGGGTTATGTCAGCGTTGCTGGTGGTGCAACCGAGTTCTTGGACCTCGGCCTCGTGCTTCCGCTCTACTACGACCATGCCAATGCTCACAAGGTCGGTGAAGGCGACATGTGGAAGGCTAGCCGTGGTGACCTCGAATTCTGGGCAAAGGCAAAGCTTCCGCTCGACGAAATGACTGATGGCATTTTCAATGCTGCAGTTGCTGCTCAGTTCTACTTCCCGACTGGCGACAAGTCCGTCGGTGTTCGTCCGCGTCATGCCTGGTATTTGCATGCCAACGGTGGTGAAACCCATCCGTACGGCCTCCGCAACATGGCTTTCGGCGGTGAATTGATCCTCACTCTCGACCTCCAGAAGGTTGGCGCTCCGCTCCGCTTCAACGGTAACGTCGGTTTCGTCGGTACTGTGACGAAGGGTTCCAACACTCTCGTCTACGGTGGTGGCATCAACTTCCTCCCGACTGACTGGATGGACTTCTTCGTTGAAGCAAACGGTGAATTCCGCGTCGAAAAGGGTTCTTATCCGCGTGACCCGGGTTACGATCCGTTCACTCTTACTCCGGGCTTCCGTTTCCACCTCCCGGCCAACGTCGACATCGCCCTCGGTCTCGATGTGGGTATCCGTGCTCTCTCCAACTTCACTTGGAAGTACAAGGACGAAATGCACAGTGCCGAACTCTATCAGCTCTACTACACTGATAAGAACGGCAAGAAGGTTCAGTACGGTTACACCCCGACTCCGCGCTATGCAGGTTCTGCCGCTATCGTCTGGCGCTTCGGTAACGTCCGTGGTGCTGACGAAGATAACGATGGCGTAGCAAACAACATTGACCAGTGCGCAGGCACTCCGGCTGGTGCTGTTGTTGACGCTAACGGCTGCCCGGTTGATGGCGACAATGACGGTGTCTTCGACGGTCTCGACCAGTGCGCTGAAACTCCGGCTGGTGCTGTTGTTGACGTTGCTGGCTGCCCGGTTGACTCCGACAATGACGGTGTTGCTGATGGCATTGACCAGTGCGCTGAAACTCCGGCTGGCGTTGTTGTTGACGCTGCTGGCTGCCCGGTTGACTCTGATAAGGATGGCGTTGCTGATTACCTCGACAAGTGCCCGAGCACCCCGGCTGGCGCTACTATCGATGCTAACGGCTGCCCGATCGACTCTGATAAGGATGGCGTTGCTGACTACCTCGACCAGTGCCCGAATACTCAGTCTGGCATTGCTGTTGACGGCAAGGGCTGCCCGGTTGACTCTGACAATGACGGCGTAGCTGACTACCTCGACAAGTGCCCGAGCACTCCGGCTGGTCTCCCGGTTAACGCTGATGGTTGCAGCCCGGATACCGATAAGGACGGCATTGTTGACGCTCTCGACAAGTGCCCGAACACTCCGGCTGGCGTCTCTGTTGACGAAGTTGGTTGCCCGGTTGACTCTGACAAGGATGGCGTTGCCGATCACCTCGACAAGTGCCCGAACACCCTCGTCGGCGTTGCAGTTGATAAGAACGGCTGCCCGAACAAGAACCAGGATCTCGACAAGCTCAAGAAGGGTATCCAGTTCAAGTCCGGTTCTGCTAAGCTCACTGCAAGCAGCAACAAGACCTTGAACAACATCGCTAAGTTGCTCAAGAAGCTCCCGGCTGTCAACCTCGAAATCCAGGGCCACACTGATGACACTGGTAAGGAAGAAAAGAACAAGAAGATCTCCGAACAGCGTGCACAGGCTGTTGTCAAGTACCTCGTCAAGAAGGGCATTGACAGCGAACGTCTCCGCGCAGTCGGTTACGGTTCTGACAAGCCGATCGCTGATAACAAGACGAAGAAGGGCCGCAAGCTCAACCGCCGTGTTGAACTCGTTCCGTTCGAAAAGTAA
- a CDS encoding acetyl-CoA carboxylase biotin carboxyl carrier protein subunit has product MKKTVRISFEGKTYDVEVEVLDSAVAAAPAAPVAAPAPAPAAPAAAPAVAGGTEVKSPLAGSVFKLKVNVGDTVAANQEVAVIEALKMENPVVAPCAGKVTSISVKETDTVTDGQVLMTIA; this is encoded by the coding sequence ATGAAGAAAACAGTCCGTATCAGTTTCGAAGGCAAGACCTACGACGTCGAAGTAGAAGTTCTTGATTCCGCAGTTGCTGCAGCTCCTGCTGCTCCGGTTGCCGCTCCGGCACCGGCTCCTGCTGCTCCGGCAGCCGCTCCGGCCGTCGCTGGTGGCACCGAAGTCAAGAGCCCGCTCGCTGGCTCTGTGTTCAAGCTCAAGGTTAACGTTGGTGACACTGTTGCTGCCAACCAGGAAGTGGCTGTTATCGAAGCCCTCAAGATGGAAAACCCGGTCGTCGCTCCGTGCGCAGGCAAGGTTACCTCTATCTCCGTCAAGGAAACCGACACTGTTACTGATGGCCAGGTCTTGATGACCATTGCCTAA
- a CDS encoding histidine phosphatase family protein, with protein sequence MGIFSRKIFQGHALSSQFLISALLTSLLVACGDDSSSSPDLSGKDTELSSEADDSKSSSSSVSKKTSSSSVSDKKSSSSSSDDDEVEDGLDVIYSVWDGNVLGVVGLDSYTSAKNVKMVELDSADDYDETKNVFSAEIGKDGAYEFKKVNLVQPFVQVSAEVTLTSPSDGKSFPITFSALGDVSSNEKFNLGLLTTLETERARVLLAGKDKLSFELAKSKAAEDVWNMFHLESLDFDQTETIDVSKASESGTALVAATVLLQLAAGSDLLENYDFVGTFKSIVADVAKDGKWDDEKTRLRAADYALGLKISGGYENTFAYVKERFPKNKNFDKYLTNFALTELEFPECDGSSAGEIFFVKNKASSLFYAESYDDQKHSLYRFVCDEKKGWELIPDSLKDFIGDKTPAKDGEVRRGAYSGRFFTYDGAKKEWREATAVEKDRYFVLESNAKEFVDIQDVYESIKDDERVIFVLRHAERGDDTSKGGTLTDNGKKQSEEVGARLTKFKEDFVLGASEFLRAHQTVESIAKGRGQSYDKRDTIPQLNDDWYSKNSEAVEKAKNECGGGWEVTSKYAYTGAYSTGADAAYYDLAERSVELIEDVLVKKYPTEKFVLLSSHDKLMVPLVAYCSNLQIELKKYDGGKWINYLAGVAIIIDKDGNRRYVAIRGLKSGYAN encoded by the coding sequence ATGGGAATTTTTTCTCGGAAAATTTTTCAGGGCCATGCTTTAAGCTCCCAATTTTTGATTTCGGCTTTGCTGACGTCACTTTTGGTGGCGTGCGGTGACGATTCTAGTAGCAGTCCGGATTTATCGGGTAAAGATACGGAACTGTCCAGCGAAGCGGATGATTCAAAGTCCTCTTCGAGTTCTGTTTCTAAAAAAACTTCTTCGAGCAGTGTTAGCGATAAGAAATCCTCATCCAGTAGTTCTGATGATGATGAAGTAGAAGATGGCCTCGATGTTATCTATTCCGTTTGGGATGGTAACGTTTTGGGTGTTGTTGGTTTGGATAGCTATACCAGTGCCAAAAATGTCAAAATGGTGGAGCTGGATTCCGCTGATGACTACGATGAAACGAAAAACGTTTTTTCGGCAGAGATAGGCAAGGATGGCGCTTATGAATTCAAGAAAGTCAACTTGGTTCAGCCTTTTGTTCAGGTCTCCGCTGAAGTAACCTTAACAAGTCCTAGCGATGGAAAGTCTTTTCCGATTACGTTCTCTGCTCTGGGGGATGTTTCCTCGAATGAAAAGTTCAACTTGGGGCTCTTGACGACTCTTGAAACGGAACGTGCTCGTGTACTCCTGGCGGGGAAGGACAAGCTTTCTTTTGAATTGGCAAAGAGCAAGGCTGCTGAAGATGTGTGGAATATGTTCCACCTGGAATCTCTTGACTTTGACCAGACCGAAACGATTGATGTTTCTAAGGCTAGTGAGTCTGGGACTGCTCTCGTGGCGGCTACAGTCTTGTTGCAGCTTGCTGCTGGTTCTGATTTGCTAGAAAATTACGATTTTGTAGGAACGTTTAAGTCTATAGTTGCCGATGTCGCAAAGGATGGTAAGTGGGATGACGAAAAGACTCGTTTGAGAGCTGCCGATTATGCACTTGGATTGAAAATATCTGGTGGTTATGAAAACACTTTCGCATACGTCAAAGAACGTTTCCCTAAGAATAAAAACTTTGATAAGTACCTCACGAACTTCGCCTTGACGGAATTGGAGTTCCCGGAATGCGATGGCAGTTCTGCTGGGGAAATATTCTTTGTCAAGAATAAGGCTAGTAGTCTTTTTTATGCAGAATCGTATGACGATCAGAAACATTCACTTTACCGCTTTGTCTGTGATGAAAAGAAAGGCTGGGAGCTCATCCCGGATAGCTTGAAGGACTTCATTGGCGATAAAACGCCCGCCAAAGATGGCGAAGTCCGTCGTGGTGCGTACTCGGGCAGATTCTTTACGTACGATGGAGCAAAGAAGGAATGGCGTGAGGCTACTGCTGTTGAAAAAGATCGTTATTTTGTCTTGGAGTCTAACGCAAAGGAATTTGTGGATATCCAGGATGTTTACGAAAGTATCAAGGACGATGAACGCGTCATCTTTGTGCTCCGCCATGCTGAACGTGGTGATGATACAAGCAAGGGCGGGACGCTTACGGATAACGGTAAAAAGCAGTCCGAAGAAGTTGGCGCTCGACTCACGAAGTTTAAGGAAGACTTTGTACTTGGTGCTTCTGAATTCTTGCGTGCCCACCAGACTGTAGAATCCATTGCGAAGGGTCGTGGACAATCTTACGACAAGCGCGATACGATCCCGCAGCTGAACGATGACTGGTATTCTAAGAATAGCGAAGCTGTCGAAAAGGCTAAGAATGAATGCGGTGGTGGCTGGGAAGTGACTTCCAAGTATGCCTATACGGGTGCTTATTCTACAGGTGCCGATGCCGCATATTACGATCTTGCAGAACGTTCCGTTGAACTTATCGAAGATGTTCTTGTCAAGAAGTACCCGACAGAAAAGTTCGTTTTGCTGAGTTCGCATGACAAATTGATGGTTCCGCTTGTCGCTTACTGCTCAAACTTGCAGATTGAACTCAAGAAATATGATGGTGGCAAATGGATTAATTACCTGGCAGGTGTTGCGATTATCATCGATAAGGATGGAAATCGCCGTTATGTCGCTATTCGCGGTCTCAAGTCTGGGTACGCGAACTAG
- a CDS encoding sodium ion-translocating decarboxylase subunit beta yields MSGIINSVADFASSTGFAQITVPMVIMWIVSFVLMFLAIVKKYEPLLLLPIAIGALAVNIPSVAFYDGGWSIEGMFSPTGGLYYYISQGIHLELFPPIIFLGVGAMTDFGPLIANPRTLILGGGAQFGVFMTMFAAVALGGFTLGEAASIGIIGGADGPTSIFTANKLAKHLIGPIAVAAYTYMALVPLIQPPIMRAMTNDAERKIRMKALRQVSKAERIVFAVMVMIVCVLVVPDASALIIMLMMGNIFKEAGVVERLVKTSSNELMNIVTIFLGTSVGLTMSADIFLKPQTLMIIAMGVVAFGFSTFGGLLLAKIMNKCSPKNPVNPLIGSAGVSAVPMAARVSQVEGAKYDPQNFLLMHAMGPNVSGVIGTAVCAGYMISRLS; encoded by the coding sequence ATGAGTGGAATTATTAACTCAGTCGCGGACTTCGCCTCGAGCACAGGATTCGCGCAGATTACCGTTCCGATGGTAATCATGTGGATCGTGAGCTTCGTGTTGATGTTCCTTGCGATTGTCAAAAAATACGAACCGCTTCTGCTCTTGCCGATTGCTATCGGTGCACTTGCGGTGAACATCCCGTCCGTCGCGTTCTACGACGGTGGCTGGAGCATCGAAGGTATGTTCAGCCCGACTGGCGGTCTCTACTACTACATCAGCCAGGGTATCCATCTGGAACTCTTCCCGCCCATCATCTTCTTGGGCGTGGGTGCCATGACGGACTTTGGACCGCTTATCGCTAATCCGCGTACGCTCATCCTTGGTGGTGGCGCACAGTTTGGCGTGTTCATGACCATGTTTGCAGCTGTCGCTCTCGGTGGCTTTACGCTCGGTGAAGCAGCTTCCATCGGTATCATCGGTGGTGCTGACGGTCCGACGTCCATCTTCACTGCGAACAAGCTTGCTAAGCACCTCATCGGCCCCATCGCCGTTGCTGCTTACACCTACATGGCTCTCGTGCCGCTCATTCAGCCGCCTATCATGCGCGCTATGACGAACGACGCTGAACGCAAGATTCGCATGAAGGCTCTCCGCCAGGTTTCCAAGGCCGAACGCATCGTGTTTGCCGTGATGGTGATGATCGTTTGCGTGCTCGTCGTGCCGGATGCCTCTGCCCTTATCATCATGCTTATGATGGGCAACATCTTCAAGGAAGCTGGTGTCGTTGAACGCCTCGTGAAGACTTCTTCGAACGAACTCATGAACATTGTGACGATCTTCCTCGGCACGTCCGTGGGTCTCACGATGTCTGCTGACATCTTCCTCAAGCCGCAGACTCTCATGATCATCGCTATGGGTGTGGTTGCCTTTGGCTTCTCCACTTTCGGCGGTTTGCTCCTCGCAAAGATCATGAACAAGTGCTCTCCGAAGAACCCGGTGAACCCGCTTATCGGTTCCGCAGGCGTTTCCGCTGTGCCGATGGCTGCCCGTGTTTCTCAGGTTGAAGGTGCCAAGTATGACCCGCAGAACTTCCTCCTCATGCACGCTATGGGCCCGAACGTCTCTGGCGTGATTGGTACGGCAGTTTGCGCTGGTTACATGATCAGCCGCTTGAGCTAG
- a CDS encoding acetyl-CoA hydrolase/transferase C-terminal domain-containing protein, which translates to MTWITTKKCSAASAADMIRNGDVLGVSGFTLAGYPKAVPLALAARAEKLHEAGQEFKVTLFAGASTGDSCDGALARAKALSLRMPYQSNPSLRKAINDGSIRYIDAHLGKMGYLVRTGAVPAPTVAIIEVSAILPDGRVCLSTSGGNSVCYLEMAPKIILELNTRLGDSCIGMHDNALPELPPHARPLAIYSAGDRVGGEFVQIDPNKVIAIVENEAYDEVTPFVEPDEVSKNIGERILDFIRFEESHGRLPKGLAYQSGVGKVANAVLCAMADDDRLGQIDLFTEVIQEAVLPLLKKGKLGIASGTALTLSQAAQKEFVENSAEWKKHFIIRQQEVSNSPDVIRRLGVISMNTALEADIFGNVNSSLVCGSAMMNGIGGSADFARHCALGFFLTPSVAKGGAISSIVPYVSHVDHTDHDTQIFVTEQGLADLRGLPVEERARLIIKNCAHPDYRDALTDVLEYGLKHAKGVHLPLALSRAFEMHTRFLDTGKML; encoded by the coding sequence ATGACCTGGATTACAACTAAGAAATGCAGTGCTGCCAGCGCTGCAGATATGATTCGTAATGGCGATGTTCTCGGGGTTTCCGGATTTACTTTGGCAGGATACCCCAAAGCGGTTCCCTTGGCGCTTGCTGCGCGCGCTGAAAAATTGCACGAAGCAGGTCAGGAATTTAAGGTAACGTTGTTTGCAGGCGCCTCGACAGGCGATAGTTGTGATGGGGCTCTTGCTCGCGCAAAGGCGTTGTCCCTCCGTATGCCTTATCAGTCCAATCCGAGTTTGCGCAAGGCAATTAACGACGGCAGTATCCGTTACATTGATGCACACCTCGGCAAGATGGGTTACCTTGTTCGCACGGGGGCTGTCCCTGCGCCGACGGTTGCGATTATTGAAGTTTCTGCGATTTTGCCGGATGGCCGCGTTTGCCTCTCGACTTCGGGCGGTAATTCCGTTTGCTATCTGGAAATGGCTCCGAAAATCATCTTGGAACTGAACACACGCTTGGGCGATAGTTGCATTGGCATGCATGATAACGCTCTCCCGGAACTCCCGCCGCATGCAAGGCCGCTTGCGATTTATAGCGCCGGTGACCGCGTGGGTGGTGAATTTGTTCAGATTGACCCGAACAAGGTCATTGCGATTGTCGAAAACGAAGCGTATGACGAAGTGACTCCTTTTGTGGAACCTGATGAAGTCTCTAAAAACATTGGCGAACGCATCTTGGACTTTATCCGGTTCGAAGAATCGCATGGCAGGCTCCCGAAGGGACTTGCGTACCAGAGCGGTGTGGGCAAGGTCGCTAATGCGGTGCTTTGTGCTATGGCAGACGATGACCGCTTGGGACAAATTGACTTGTTTACTGAAGTGATTCAGGAAGCGGTGCTCCCGCTTTTGAAGAAGGGCAAGCTTGGCATTGCTTCTGGAACGGCTTTGACGCTTTCGCAGGCAGCACAGAAAGAGTTTGTTGAAAATAGCGCGGAATGGAAAAAGCATTTCATTATCCGCCAGCAAGAAGTGAGTAACAGTCCTGATGTGATTCGTCGCTTGGGCGTGATTTCTATGAACACGGCTCTAGAAGCGGATATCTTTGGCAACGTGAATAGTTCGCTTGTGTGCGGTTCGGCGATGATGAACGGCATTGGCGGTTCGGCTGACTTTGCGCGCCATTGCGCTCTCGGATTTTTCCTTACGCCGTCTGTGGCAAAGGGCGGTGCGATTTCGAGCATTGTGCCTTACGTGAGCCATGTGGACCATACCGATCACGATACGCAGATCTTTGTGACGGAACAGGGACTTGCAGACCTTCGCGGTTTGCCTGTCGAGGAACGCGCCCGCCTGATTATCAAGAACTGTGCCCATCCGGATTACCGTGATGCACTTACGGATGTCCTGGAGTACGGTCTCAAGCATGCAAAGGGTGTCCATTTGCCACTTGCACTTTCCCGCGCATTTGAAATGCATACCCGCTTCCTCGATACTGGCAAGATGCTGTAA
- a CDS encoding GtrA family protein has product MKHFIKYNAIGVMNTAITFFTVWLLHEVFDWDVVLSNFLGFVAGGLNSYIMNRIWNFKSTNKKRAEVIRFIVVFLCSYLVNLVVLKGCIYVLENAAWCASFTEFVSKFMKPTTFASFVANVVYVLVSFTLYKKWVFKK; this is encoded by the coding sequence GTGAAACATTTTATCAAATACAACGCTATCGGTGTAATGAACACCGCCATTACATTCTTTACAGTCTGGCTTTTGCACGAAGTTTTTGACTGGGACGTGGTTCTTTCAAACTTTTTGGGATTTGTCGCCGGTGGGCTCAACAGCTACATCATGAACCGCATCTGGAATTTCAAGAGCACAAACAAGAAGCGCGCCGAAGTCATAAGATTCATCGTTGTATTTCTCTGCTCGTATCTCGTAAACTTGGTAGTCCTCAAAGGGTGCATTTACGTGCTCGAAAACGCCGCCTGGTGCGCCAGCTTCACAGAATTCGTTTCAAAGTTCATGAAGCCGACGACATTCGCAAGCTTCGTCGCCAACGTCGTCTACGTGCTTGTCAGCTTCACGCTCTATAAGAAGTGGGTATTTAAGAAGTAG
- a CDS encoding histidine phosphatase family protein codes for MRVWILALSFLFWTSCDSVRYGSVPCEGDDCEASLDMVSSDSKENSSNGSSSSKNPSKDKPDQKDTLDNKDKPNVPDTVEVVDTTTVADAKSLPACNSSNEGESFMVTGEDALYFCIAGNWEKNVQELFDVTCSDGTLKLEESVAVADSVDAADYRRAGVTVTGFAEKGPFRYGTSVKIVELDSVMRLADSKRTHQTCITSSNGKFDFGSVNLVSPYVRVEANGFYKDELTGGLSSSLIKLNAVVDLSKRDSFNVNMLTHMAAPRVLKLVQDAGNNQPIGSQSGRALSDVLSSFGISLGGSSTGGFSFGGWNRGTQTTSTSKSAEDLTIFGDDDYSAALLAVSVMMQSFGSVKDMLQFADFVAADIQGDGNWGDNSSKAKLADKLLTLDAEGGLEKIRKNMESWKLGDVPNFEKHVRNFWTSTHGFESCNAMTNGMVKHVGNSQSEYFVSYYEQPEGPRIRFICDGSIKAWRVATDIEKDTVGFGAGDYDGQIKNGKINADKFYVYEQSKKSWRAATSDDIQEFVDVEEVMKKLAPGEKVIFILRHAERTDDTGKNGHLTANGKTQSQSVGAKLKGESIYFVNSTYTRSYETCENVAAGAGITSMGNDTLPELDGDWFVKDENKFETYKNGNGGGWVVASEYAYKGSYSDAYYPLQSRGEEFMTEIVKPRFAKVNRVGVWISHDMMVVPLTAFCTNGKANLRYFDTKQWINYLAGVAIILGTDGTLRYEPVKGLSSGTMTM; via the coding sequence ATGCGGGTTTGGATATTAGCTTTATCATTTTTGTTCTGGACGTCTTGCGATTCCGTCCGTTACGGTTCTGTGCCGTGCGAGGGCGATGATTGCGAGGCGTCTTTGGATATGGTTAGTTCTGATTCAAAGGAAAATTCTTCGAACGGAAGTTCCTCGAGTAAAAATCCGTCTAAGGACAAGCCCGACCAGAAGGATACCTTGGATAACAAGGATAAGCCCAATGTTCCCGATACCGTTGAAGTTGTCGATACGACCACTGTAGCGGATGCAAAATCATTGCCTGCTTGCAACTCGTCGAATGAAGGAGAATCCTTCATGGTTACTGGCGAGGATGCTCTTTATTTTTGCATTGCAGGGAATTGGGAAAAGAACGTTCAGGAATTGTTTGACGTTACATGCAGTGATGGCACTTTGAAATTGGAAGAATCTGTGGCTGTTGCAGATTCTGTTGATGCGGCGGATTATCGCAGGGCGGGTGTCACGGTTACGGGCTTTGCTGAAAAGGGGCCGTTCCGTTACGGGACTTCCGTGAAAATTGTGGAACTCGATAGCGTGATGCGCCTTGCGGATTCCAAACGGACTCATCAGACCTGCATTACTTCATCGAATGGAAAGTTTGATTTTGGGAGTGTCAACCTCGTTTCGCCGTATGTGAGGGTGGAAGCGAATGGTTTTTATAAAGACGAGTTGACAGGCGGACTTTCGTCGTCGCTTATAAAGCTCAATGCGGTCGTGGACTTGTCCAAGCGCGATTCGTTTAATGTGAACATGCTTACGCATATGGCGGCTCCGCGAGTCCTTAAGCTTGTGCAGGATGCGGGCAACAACCAGCCAATTGGGAGCCAAAGCGGGCGTGCGCTGAGCGATGTGCTTTCTTCGTTTGGCATTAGCCTTGGCGGTTCTAGTACGGGTGGCTTTAGCTTTGGCGGATGGAACCGTGGTACTCAGACAACGTCTACAAGCAAGTCGGCAGAAGACTTGACGATATTTGGCGATGACGATTATAGTGCCGCGCTCCTTGCGGTTTCAGTCATGATGCAGAGCTTTGGCTCGGTGAAAGACATGCTCCAGTTTGCGGACTTTGTGGCTGCAGACATCCAGGGCGATGGCAACTGGGGAGACAATTCTTCGAAGGCAAAGCTTGCTGACAAGCTCTTGACGCTTGATGCTGAAGGCGGCCTTGAAAAAATCCGCAAGAACATGGAAAGCTGGAAGCTTGGCGATGTGCCGAACTTCGAAAAGCATGTGCGCAATTTCTGGACGAGTACGCATGGCTTTGAATCTTGCAATGCGATGACCAATGGAATGGTGAAGCATGTGGGCAATAGCCAGAGCGAGTACTTTGTCTCTTACTATGAACAGCCTGAAGGCCCGCGTATCCGCTTCATTTGCGATGGCTCCATCAAGGCTTGGCGCGTGGCTACCGATATTGAAAAGGATACAGTTGGCTTTGGCGCTGGCGATTACGATGGACAAATCAAGAACGGTAAAATCAATGCCGATAAGTTCTACGTTTACGAACAGAGCAAAAAGTCTTGGCGTGCGGCAACCTCGGATGATATCCAGGAATTTGTCGATGTCGAGGAAGTCATGAAGAAGCTTGCTCCTGGCGAAAAGGTCATCTTTATCTTGCGCCATGCGGAACGTACGGACGATACGGGTAAAAACGGTCACTTGACGGCTAATGGCAAGACTCAGTCGCAGTCGGTGGGCGCTAAGCTCAAGGGCGAAAGCATTTACTTTGTGAATTCGACGTACACGCGTAGCTACGAAACTTGCGAGAACGTGGCTGCAGGTGCGGGCATCACGAGCATGGGTAACGACACGTTGCCGGAACTCGATGGTGACTGGTTCGTGAAGGACGAAAACAAGTTTGAAACGTACAAGAACGGCAATGGCGGTGGCTGGGTCGTGGCTTCGGAATATGCATATAAAGGAAGCTATAGCGATGCCTACTATCCGTTACAGTCCCGTGGCGAAGAATTCATGACCGAGATTGTGAAGCCCCGCTTTGCGAAGGTTAACCGCGTAGGCGTGTGGATTTCCCACGACATGATGGTTGTGCCGCTGACGGCGTTCTGCACGAACGGCAAGGCAAATCTCCGCTATTTCGACACGAAGCAGTGGATCAATTACCTCGCTGGTGTGGCGATCATCTTGGGGACCGACGGCACCCTCCGTTATGAGCCTGTGAAGGGTCTTTCTTCCGGCACAATGACGATGTAG